In Rhizophagus irregularis chromosome 26, complete sequence, one genomic interval encodes:
- a CDS encoding uncharacterized protein (SECRETED:cutsite_SFA-SP; SECRETED:prob_0.6674); SECRETED:SignalP(1-29): protein MARYKMSRKTILILLSLFIVIFVISSSFASPTSGNKITLYKRQDAPKDAPKDAPKDAPKDAPKDAPKDAKNAAPKDAPKDVPKDAPKDAPKDAPKDAPKDAPKDAPKDAAPKEGAPKDAPKDAPKDAPKDAPKDAPKDAPKDVAKDVKAPEANNPIKDPQPGDAKNPTNPADGNIPKINDGKTPDIPKDGKTVVPPPADPANPVNPANPANPANPANPANPANPPPESAFPPADNKTPQSKNPGTNPDGKTQDPKAVPPPPPSKTPSNDTLPNIPPNTTPNTPDTPETSNPPDTPDTSNPPNPPNPNPPKTPKAPPKTPKDDTPQPAITPFPKAAPPANPPPTKGPAQKFSTFTTLVSSTSDVPGFKTMVPTTINGVATVVEVNVPPSKTVVVQKVVTSVPVESLTDEGSNGQINRGFIGIGLSLIIGMISALFMLIA from the exons atggctCGATATAAAATGTCAAGGAAAACCATCCTAATTTTACTCAgtctttttattgttatatttgtGATATCTTCAAGTTTTGCATCTCCTACTAGTGGAAATAagattacattatataaacgTCAAGATGCACCAAAAGATGCACCAAAAGACGCTCCAAAAGATGCTCCAAAAGATGCTCCAAAAGATGCTCCAAAAGATGCTAAAAATGCTGCACCAAAAGATGCACCAAAAGATGTTCCAAAGGACGCACCAAAAGATGCTCCAAAAGATGCTCCAAAGGACGCACCAAAGGATGCTCCAAAGGATGCTCCAAAGGATGCTGCACCAAAGGAGGGTGCCCCAAAGGATGCCCCAAAGGATGCCCCAAAGGATGCTCCTAAGGATGCTCCTAAGGATGCTCCAAAGGACGCTCCAAAAGACGTTGCAAAAGATGTAAAAGCTCCTGAAGCTAATAATCCAATTAAAGATCCACAACCAG GAGATGCCAAGAATCCTACTAATCCCGCCGATGGTAATATACCTAAAATCAACGATGGTAAAACTCCTGACATTCCTAAAGATGGTAAAACCGTAGTTCCTCCTCCAGCCGATCCAGCTAATCCAGTCAACCCAGCTAACCCAGCTAACCCAGCTAATCCAGCTAACCCAGCTAATCCAGCTAATCCTCCCCCAGAATCAGCTTTCCCCCCAGCTGATAATAAAACTCCTCAATCCAAAAATCCTGGCACAAATCCTGACGGTAAGACTCAAGATCCTAAAGCCgttcctcctcctcctccttcTAAAACTCCTTCTAATGATACCCTTCCTAATATCCCTCCTAATACTACTCCTAATACTCCTGATACTCCTGAAACTTCCAATCCTCCTGATACTCCTGATACTTCTAATCCACCTAATCCACCTAATCCTAATCCTCCTAAAACTCCTAAAGCTCCCCCCAAGACTCCTAAAGATGATACTCC tcaaccTGCCATTACACCATTTCCAAAAGCAGCACCACCAGCCAATCCTCCGCCTACGAAAGGTCCTGCCCAAAAATTCAGTACTTTCACAACTTTAGTTTCTTCGACTTCGGATGTACCAGGCTTTAAGACAATGGTCCCCACAACGATAAATGGTGTCGCTACTGTTGTAGAAGTTAACGTTCCACCATCAAAAACAGTTGTAGTCCAAAAAGTTGTCACAAGTGTACCTGTTGAATCACTCACAGATGAAGGATCTAACGGACAAATTAATAGAGGTTTTATAGGAATTGGTTTGAGTTTAATTATTGGTATGATTAGTGCATTATTCATGTTAATAGCATAG
- a CDS encoding uncharacterized protein (SECRETED:cutsite_TYA-HF; SECRETED:prob_0.9333); SECRETED:SignalP(1-23), translated as MNTPKTFFVFFIFFFVLISSTYAHFQFENPPTRGHGEDTMTQPPCGGYDNVNTNAITPFPVTEGQVTTEFEDGNGVMVINYAPTVNDTFKPVSENVTINVSKPQQIVTLVDLSKAGAKSGDQGVLQAIYTGVEGIWYQCTDIKVVDAKKTSGASFIIGTSVTAFFTTILVSFFMMM; from the exons atgaatactccaaaaacttttttcgttttctttatctttttcttcGTTTTAATTTCTTCCACATATGCtcattttcaatttgaaaatcCTCCAACTAGAGGACATGGCGAGGACACCATGACACAACCTCCTTGTGGAGGTTATGATAACGTAAATACTAATGCTATAACACCATTTCCCGTTACAG agGGTCAAGTAACGACTGAATTCGAAGATGGTAATGGTGTTATGGTTATCAACTACGCTCCTACTGTCAATGATACTTTCAAGCCTGTTTCag aaaaTGTCACAATTAATGTTTCCAAACCACAACAAATTGTTACACTAGTTGATCTTTCAAAAGCCGGTGCCAAATCTGGAGATCAAGGAGTGCTTCAAGCTATCTATACAGGAGTGGAAGGGATTTGGTATCAATGTACTGATATTAAGGTTGTAGATGCTAAGAAAACCAGTGGAGCTTCATTTATTATTGGTACCTCTGTAACCGCTTTCTTCACGACTATTTTAGTCtctttttttatgatgatGTGA